Proteins encoded within one genomic window of Geotalea daltonii FRC-32:
- a CDS encoding polyprenyl synthetase family protein, with protein MEAALALIGEDLTNVELQFKKDLHSDVPLIRKVGEYVLASGGKRIRPALLLLSAKLCGYTGNRNVALASVIEFIHTATLLHDDVVDNANLRRGIASANTLWGNEASVLVGDFLFSKSFSLMVADGDLKILKVLSGATTIIAEGEVLQLICTSDLDLTLERYIEVVKAKTAILLSAACQSGAILGQASSQHETALQEFGMDLGIAFQLMDDTLDYVASEEQFGKSIGHDLEEGKITLPLIHTLRQCTAEERSQIGTIIEKDILEDQDFSTVFDLVGKYDGIKHTIAVANEYVNRCKGHLNVFPESTEKAALFDLADYVLTRVK; from the coding sequence ATGGAAGCAGCACTTGCCCTTATTGGGGAAGATCTTACAAACGTAGAGCTACAGTTCAAGAAGGATCTTCATTCGGATGTACCGCTGATTCGCAAGGTGGGCGAATACGTTCTTGCCAGTGGCGGCAAAAGGATCCGACCAGCGCTGTTATTGCTTTCTGCAAAATTATGTGGCTACACCGGCAACAGGAATGTTGCCCTGGCCAGTGTCATAGAATTTATCCACACCGCAACCCTTCTCCACGACGATGTTGTCGACAACGCCAATCTCCGCCGCGGCATAGCTTCAGCTAATACATTGTGGGGCAATGAGGCCTCAGTTCTGGTCGGCGATTTTCTTTTTTCAAAATCATTCTCCTTGATGGTTGCCGATGGCGACCTGAAAATACTGAAGGTGCTTTCTGGCGCTACAACAATTATTGCCGAAGGCGAAGTGCTGCAGCTGATCTGTACCAGCGATCTGGACCTGACCCTGGAAAGATACATAGAGGTGGTAAAGGCAAAGACGGCCATTCTCCTATCGGCAGCGTGTCAATCCGGGGCCATTCTCGGCCAGGCGTCTTCCCAGCATGAAACCGCACTGCAGGAATTCGGCATGGACCTTGGAATTGCCTTTCAACTCATGGATGACACCCTCGACTATGTTGCCAGTGAAGAGCAGTTTGGCAAAAGTATCGGTCACGATCTTGAAGAGGGCAAAATAACCCTCCCCCTGATTCATACCCTCAGGCAATGTACTGCAGAGGAAAGAAGTCAGATCGGGACGATAATCGAAAAAGATATTCTCGAAGACCAGGACTTTTCAACTGTCTTTGATTTGGTGGGGAAATATGATGGGATAAAACATACAATTGCCGTTGCCAACGAGTACGTCAACCGTTGCAAAGGCCACCTCAATGTGTTCCCTGAGTCAACTGAAAAAGCTGCGCTTTTTGACTTGGCGGATTACGTCCTGACTCGCGTCAAATAG
- a CDS encoding response regulator, whose translation MANFSPHILVVDDSPSFQKMVYGLLLKKGYRVTCASSGEEAVRLFRAEEFNMVLTDIMLPGMSGLNMLKLAKEMKPEIDVVIISSNASSFTAIKALRLGAYDYIVKPIDDEAILYNVVARTMEKQSLTVENRRLIRDLSEKNHALEETLQMMTTLNSACAALASTTDIGTILRKLVESAVAQLKAEKGYLLLLDKSGMKFSMKVCVGIDHNLAKTFSMQKDQGISGLVAADNKPLSIESDIPASLTVRLLEEDTCGDLFSTPGILSVPLQIKDRVVGVVNISGRPGGKMFTDTEVDFVTTLATYAAIALDNAGTCYRLRKNGI comes from the coding sequence TTGGCAAATTTTTCACCCCATATACTAGTGGTCGACGATTCCCCTTCCTTTCAGAAAATGGTCTACGGGCTCCTGTTGAAGAAGGGTTATCGGGTTACCTGCGCCTCATCCGGGGAGGAAGCCGTCAGGCTTTTTCGGGCTGAGGAATTCAACATGGTGTTGACTGACATCATGTTGCCGGGCATGAGTGGCTTGAACATGCTTAAACTGGCAAAGGAAATGAAACCGGAGATAGATGTGGTGATCATTTCCAGCAATGCATCATCTTTTACTGCCATTAAGGCCTTGAGGCTTGGTGCCTACGACTATATCGTCAAGCCCATTGATGATGAGGCCATTCTCTACAATGTTGTAGCCAGGACCATGGAAAAACAATCGCTGACCGTTGAAAACCGGCGATTGATCCGTGACCTTTCAGAAAAGAACCATGCCCTGGAAGAAACGCTGCAGATGATGACTACACTAAACAGTGCCTGTGCCGCTCTGGCTTCGACTACGGATATTGGTACAATTTTGCGGAAACTGGTGGAGAGTGCGGTTGCACAGTTGAAGGCAGAAAAGGGTTATCTTTTGCTACTGGATAAATCAGGAATGAAATTTTCTATGAAGGTCTGTGTCGGCATCGATCACAATTTGGCAAAGACTTTCAGTATGCAGAAAGATCAGGGTATATCAGGTCTTGTCGCTGCCGATAATAAACCGTTGTCAATTGAGTCCGATATACCCGCTTCTCTTACTGTAAGGCTTCTTGAGGAAGACACCTGTGGAGATCTTTTCAGCACACCGGGAATACTGTCGGTGCCACTGCAGATAAAGGACCGTGTCGTGGGGGTGGTCAACATCTCCGGGCGCCCCGGAGGCAAAATGTTTACCGACACGGAGGTAGATTTCGTTACGACCCTTGCAACTTACGCAGCCATTGCCCTTGATAATGCAGGCACCTGTTATCGCCTCAGAAAAAACGGAATTTGA
- a CDS encoding sensor domain-containing diguanylate cyclase, producing the protein MEEKAQKAPPAELLAKLKSYPFLAQYNLNLYSRSKTSSTNGTCQFEPCGSIVHDALSNEIGLNFFGSPLKPDLQTKKTAVYRYNGGFLSFVVSFDIGGTDFCLVGNGVRDKLIDFWQLERLSRADKVDVFSLLNQLEKLPVATIHELEGVAEQIHEILPSLQVERLYKSLYDQTVSRLSIVVGLLEQLDDLQSTDELVSFSTDLLGFVFDFPKVALALLDMDKECYSIVGKLGLEKIHDIPETKIKSFLTRDRSRKTLRFEEEAAAIFTGITAEQVIFFPLKAEGSHLGFISVFDSAPHSVDVLLVELIAARIAAKIRHLKNEAEHLQLNALSNKLLSVTNTLLFAENKDELYKTILELAADLLNATQGSIMMMDKSGESLHIVYTMGMSLHLAQCMTVKVGRGIAGKVAKTGIPLLVDDIEKDSRIGIRNRPRFKSKSLICIPLKLKDKTIGVLNLSDKEDMAAFTESDKNLLTSFANLASLMIERTLVIEESVIFEKMAVTDALTGLYNRRFLKNRIEEELNRSIRQKLNLTILFIDLDHFKIYNDLCGHIAGDEALRKTAAIIRASVRDMDIVARYGGEEFCAILPGTSKTESLAVAERIRAGIEKEAFPEEENLPLGRLTTSIGVASFPEDGHTFTSLVHAADVALYQAKTSGRNAIVVAHTP; encoded by the coding sequence ATGGAAGAAAAAGCTCAAAAAGCACCACCGGCTGAATTGCTGGCAAAACTTAAAAGCTATCCATTCCTTGCCCAGTACAATCTCAACCTTTATTCTCGAAGTAAAACCTCTTCAACGAATGGGACTTGTCAGTTTGAACCCTGCGGCTCTATAGTGCATGATGCTCTCAGCAATGAAATCGGCCTTAACTTCTTTGGCAGTCCGCTAAAGCCCGATCTACAGACAAAGAAAACAGCTGTTTACAGATACAACGGAGGATTTTTAAGTTTTGTTGTGTCCTTTGACATTGGCGGTACGGACTTCTGCCTGGTGGGCAACGGTGTAAGAGACAAACTGATTGACTTTTGGCAACTGGAAAGACTTTCACGGGCTGATAAAGTTGATGTATTTTCCCTTCTTAATCAGCTTGAAAAATTACCAGTAGCGACGATCCATGAACTGGAAGGGGTTGCAGAACAGATTCATGAGATTTTGCCATCATTGCAGGTCGAAAGACTGTATAAGTCCCTTTATGATCAGACTGTAAGCCGTCTGTCCATAGTAGTCGGCCTGCTTGAACAACTCGATGACCTGCAATCAACCGATGAACTCGTATCTTTTTCTACAGACCTTCTCGGCTTTGTCTTCGACTTTCCCAAGGTCGCTCTGGCGTTACTGGACATGGACAAAGAATGCTACTCAATTGTCGGTAAACTGGGACTGGAGAAAATTCACGACATACCTGAGACAAAAATAAAATCGTTTTTAACCAGAGACAGAAGCAGAAAAACCCTGAGATTTGAAGAAGAAGCAGCAGCAATATTCACAGGTATAACAGCCGAGCAAGTGATCTTTTTCCCTTTGAAAGCCGAAGGAAGCCATCTGGGCTTTATTTCTGTTTTTGACAGCGCGCCACATTCAGTGGATGTTTTATTGGTTGAGTTAATAGCCGCCAGGATAGCTGCCAAGATAAGACACCTGAAAAATGAGGCAGAACACCTGCAACTGAACGCCCTGTCGAACAAGCTTTTGTCCGTTACCAATACATTGCTGTTCGCGGAAAATAAAGATGAACTCTACAAGACTATACTGGAACTGGCAGCTGACCTGCTAAATGCCACCCAGGGATCAATTATGATGATGGATAAAAGCGGGGAAAGCTTGCATATTGTTTATACCATGGGGATGAGCCTGCATCTCGCCCAGTGCATGACTGTCAAGGTAGGTAGAGGGATAGCCGGCAAGGTGGCCAAGACCGGCATCCCGCTTTTGGTCGATGACATCGAAAAAGACAGCAGGATAGGCATCAGGAACAGGCCACGATTCAAGTCCAAATCCCTCATCTGCATTCCGTTGAAGCTTAAGGACAAGACCATCGGGGTGCTGAATCTATCCGATAAGGAAGATATGGCAGCCTTCACGGAATCTGACAAAAACCTTCTCACCTCTTTTGCCAATCTTGCTTCTCTGATGATTGAAAGAACTCTGGTTATTGAGGAATCAGTCATTTTCGAAAAAATGGCCGTAACTGATGCCTTAACCGGTCTTTATAACCGCCGCTTCCTCAAAAACCGTATTGAAGAAGAGCTTAATCGTAGTATTCGTCAAAAATTGAATTTGACAATACTGTTCATAGATCTGGATCATTTCAAGATTTACAATGACCTATGCGGCCACATTGCCGGTGATGAGGCGTTGAGAAAGACAGCTGCCATAATCAGGGCATCGGTCAGGGACATGGATATCGTAGCACGCTATGGAGGTGAAGAATTCTGCGCCATTTTACCCGGCACTTCAAAAACAGAGTCTTTGGCGGTAGCAGAGCGGATCCGCGCAGGAATTGAAAAGGAGGCTTTTCCGGAAGAAGAAAATCTTCCATTGGGGAGGCTTACGACTAGTATCGGCGTTGCTTCTTTCCCGGAAGACGGACACACGTTCACGTCACTGGTTCATGCTGCAGATGTGGCTTTATATCAGGCAAAGACTAGCGGCAGGAACGCTATTGTCGTGGCACACACGCCATGA